CCTTTATAGCGTGCTACGAAATCGAACAAGTGACGATATGAAATCGGCTTGGACGATAGCCGGAGGGGTTCGCGCAACAGCCGGGGTTCGGACAGGCAGATTAGCCCTTCGACCTGAAGGAGTTTACCCGCAGCGTGTAATACCTCATCAAACCCGGAAACGTTCGGGAAGGCGTCAAGCAGCATACGTAGACAACGGCCTTTGCACGCACCTGCGTTTGCACTCATGCACCAGGTGGGAAACGTCACATCGTCTGGAAACCGCACAAAAGATGCCCCTTCAACATACCCGATGGCGGTGGGTAGGTAATAATGTCCCGCGGCGTAGGAAATAAGTAGCGTATCGTGATGCAGCAACTCCTCTACCCGCTCCTTTGCAAATACAGGTTCCAGTTCTTCCCGACACCAGGTCACCGTACCGTCTTCTGCTGCCGCGAGTTGGGCCAGGCCGCGCACAAGGGACTGTCCGACGACGTCCACAGTGGTGCCTTCCGTTTTCAGGATGGCCGAACCGTTATGTACGACGTGTACCATTTGCAATACAATTGTGGTAAAATGCCTGGTTCTGCGTTACGACCGTAGCGATAGCAAAGTGCTTCTCTACGAAATTTCGGGCTGCAACACCGACTGCGGACGTTAACGCATCATCGGTCAGCAAGCGTACGATGGTGTTAGCAAACGCCTCATGATCGTGGGGATCAACGAGAAAACCGCTTTCTCCGTTGGCCATCAGTTCGTGTGCCCATCCCCCATCACTGTTTACAACGGCCTTTCTCATCGCCATCGACTCGACGGTCACCATGCCAAATGTCTCGGCAAATGTAGGGAAGAGACAGATATGGGCGTTTCGTATGAAGTCCTGTACTTCGTGATACGGCTTACTGCCAAGATATGTAACAGCGTCCTGGTCGTCGGGATGAAGTGCTTCCTGGAACAACGCATACGTAGAAGGTCTTCCCGATACCGAATCGGCGCTGTCGTTGCCGATCAACACCAGTTTCACGTTTGGATACTGCTGCCGCACACGCCTCAGGATGAACGGAAGCTCCAACACACCTTTCTTTCGGATGAGGGTGCCCAGATAGAGCAGCGTACCACGCTCAAAGGCATCCGGTTCAGGATTAGAAAAATGGGAGACGTCGATTCCGTAGGGTATCCGCGTCACCTTCTGCCGCAATCCGAAAAGACGGGCCGACTGCTCGCCTGCGAAGGTACTCGGCGCGATAAACGCATCGGCGGCGCGAACCGCACACCATTCCAGCCAACGGTTTTTGACTTTTTGGCGCCGGTTCTCAAGTTGGCAGAAATAGGTGTCACTTCCGTGGAAACGCATCACAACGGGAACCCGAAACGACATAAAAGCGGATATGCCAGTCCAGTCGGGCACTTCTATTAGGTCAATTTGTTCCTCTTCGACAAAGGTCCTAATCCGTGCCTGGATATACTTTCGATAGAGAAACCATCCGCCCACACGGTAGTGCCGTTGGCGAAGAAAGTGGAGCATTACTCCTTCCTCTTCACGGCGTTCGTCGCGTTCCTGACCATACAAAATAACAGACACTTTCACTCCCGCCCGCACGAGGCCACGCGCAAGGGTACCCAAACTCGTACCGAGCCCACCGCAACGACCTGCCGAGGTGGTAGGATATTCAGGCGTGAGGAAGGCTATATGCATCATCACGTACCGGAACGTAAGATGGTGTCAATACCGTTCCAAATCCGTTCGGACGCGTGCACCGGATCCGGGCCTACGACAATATCAAACCATCGAAGTCCGTCGGGCACGTTGGTCGTTTTTCCATCAAGGATATCCGCCGTCAATTGTGCGAGGTCCTTCTTATTCCGGCACCAAAGTGCGGCATCGGGCGATGGCATCGAGCGAAAGTGGATATATTTATAATTCTGTCCGATATCCCGGATTCCCTTCTTCAACTGGGGCTGTTCGTAGTCGAAAAACACACAGGATTTATGGTGTGCGACAAAATCGAATACCATCGATGACGCCACATTGGCTACGAACTCTGTATGCTCACAAATAGTGGCCTGAAGGGCAAAATCTTCCTTCGATGGCATGATTTCATTCCAACTGGAACCCACCGGCCGCCAAAGCGGGTCAATAGAGGTGATGACATCCGAATAGGTTTCGAGGATGGACTGATACCGGTCGGTAAAGTCAACAGGGCATTTTCTGTAAATAATGCCCAGGTTACGCCCCGACGCATTTAGTGTGCGTACGGCAAGGGCCAGGTCTTCGAGGTAATATTGGTCAAGCGGAGAGGTTACGATATCATCCCCTGAAAAACAGATATACTGTTTAGACATGTCCAGTCCGTGGCGCTCAAAAAAAGACGCCTTTGGTTCAATGAGATTTTTGTCGAAATGGCTGGCAAACTGTGGAGTGCCCGTTACAAAAACCTGTTCTTCCTTCACGTAGGGGCAGTAGCGCAGCAGTTCCCGTTTCATGTGATCACTCCAGACGAAATAATAATCCGTTTCGATGACGGTCGTCGCCTTAGGGAGGTTGTCCCATGAAAAAATAAAGGTGCCGGTCGGTATCCCCAGGTCCTGAGCTGCCAAAATAGGCGCGATGGCCTGTGAAGGACGTTGGTTGGTGCAAAAAACAAAGGCAGGCTTTCCTTCCTGAAGTTGGCGGTGGCAGTAGGCGTATTTGGGGCTTTTACGCTCACGTGCCCGAATTTGCTTCCGGATGCGTTCGACACCCCGGGGGCTCGACGATGTTGCGACCAGGAAATCCGATAGCAGACTTTTCGCCGTATTCTTGAGTCCGTTATAGGATTGCGGAAAGTTGTAGGTATTGTATACGGTTTCGTTGAACTGCCTGTCAAATACATTCAGTTCCGAACGCTTTCGCGCATTGGTCCAAACCGGTGTAAGCGGATCGATGCGCTGGTTCTCGATGCGGATTTCGGGATATCCTGTTTCTGTTTCTACGGGAAATGGGGTGTTATTCCAATAGACGACCTCATATTCCCTTTCCACTCCCAACTGCGGGAAATCGGTGAAAGCGAAATTCCGAAGGCCTACCCCATCCGGCAGAAAGATAAAGACCCGTTTTTTCATTTCTTTCGATACTTGAGCTTTTCGCGTTGCACGGCCTCGATAGGCAATACATCCTGTTCTTTGAATCGAAGCGATTCATAGACCGCCTGTAAATCGCGCGTCAGTTTACGAAGTCCCATAGGCTCAAGCGACGCGGCGTGATCGGTTCCTTTCCAGGTACGGTCAAGCGTATAATGCCGTTCGATGACCGTGGCACCCAGCGTATAGGCCGCGATATCCACAGCGATACCGAGGTGGTGACCTGAAAAACCGATTGCCTTTACCTCGTGCCCGTATCGTTGTTGGAGGTAGGTAATATCCAGTAGGCATATGTCGGCGAAAGGCACCGGATAGCCCGACGTGCAGTTATACACGACCACGTCCTTGCTTCGGTTCCGTTCGCGGAAAAACGTCATCAGTTCTTCGATTTCCTCTTTTGTGGTCATGCCTGTCGACACGTGAATCTCCCCTTTATAGTGGTCACAAAGCCATCCGAGCATTTCGTAATGGTTGTTGCAGGCCGACGGGATTTTGATAAACTCCGGCTCAAGTGCCGCAATCTCTTTTGCAGAGGTGGTGTCCCAAACAGAGGTTGAGTAGACGATGCCGGTTTCTTCACAATAAGCTTTCAGCTCCCGGTGTTGTTCGGCCGTAAACTCAAGGAATTCGCGGTGTTCCCCATAGGTGCTTCCGTAGGCATGGGATTGGTTGGGATGTGGCGCATTGTATTGCTCTTCCGTAAGCAGTTCGCGGTTATTTCGCTTTTGGAATTTTACCGCATCCGCGTTCCCGAATATTTTGGCTATTTTAATAAGTTCCTTCGCCGTTTCCATCTCGCCCCGGTGGTTACACCCGATCTCCGCGATGACGAAAGGTCTTTTAAACTGAGTCATGTCGTTTGTTATGTTTTATGATAAATTCGCAGGCTTCCCGGATGGCACCATGACCACCCGAATGTCGCATTATGATATCGGCATGGCGCTGCACCGTGACTGTAGCATCCGCCGGAGCCAGTCCCCAACCGGCTGCGCAGATACAGGCCAGGTCGTTTACGTCGTCGCCGATATAGGCAATGGAAGAAAAATCAATATTCCTACTTCCCAGGATTTCGGTCAATCGCGAGAACTTGTCTTTTACGCCCAGGTACGCATCCTGTACACCCAACTTACGCATCCGTGCAGCAACCAGGGGTGATTGCTCTGAAGTGATGACCATGACACCCACGCCATGTTGTCGCAGGATCTCAAGCCCCATCCCATCCCGCATATCGAAGCGTTTTCCGAACTCTCCTTCTTCGTTGTAATAGACGCCGGCATCGGTAAACACTCCATCCACATCCAGCACCAGGTACCGAATAGGCCCATGGGCGGCACTTTTTCCTGAAAGGCGGGCGGCGAGCAATGTCTCACATACCTGCCAATCGGTTTCATGATCGATTTCTATAAGTGTCTCTTCGGGCATTTCAACCACGGCCACCTTACCTCCCAGCCTATTTCGGGTTTCCGCATACGTTCGGCCATTTGTCGCATATACGGCACCGTTTTCGACGAGTGTTCCGGTGAAGTCCTGGCGGCGGGGGCGTTGCATATAGTCGTAGTTGAGGGGCGCACCCTCCTCACTCCAAAGAAAACGATGGGTTCGCACTACTGACAAGGCCGAATCGGCCTGACCTGAGGCCACTTTTTCCAATACCTTATCAATATCGGCAGCGGTCGTCAGTGGCGAGGTCGCCTGAAGCAGGCAAATGATATCGTCGGGGTTTTCATGGCCGGAAAGGAACTCCGCCAACGCCGATTCAGTCGACGCGGTATCCGTCGCATTTTCGGCGGAACGCAGGCGCGCCGTGACTTTGGCGGTCCAACTGTACTCGCGCTCAATCGCGGATACTACGCCCTCGTCATCCGTAAAAACGTACACCTCATCCAGTTGCGATAGGATGGCCTCGCCCAGCACCCAGGCATAGAGCGGTCTCCCGAGCATCTTACGGGTATTCTTACCCGGAATTCCTTTTGAACCCTTCCGTATGGGAATAAATCCTATTTTCTTCATATCCGCCGCCTAAGTTACGTAAATGTGTTCATTTTTGCCCGTTGCGCTTCAGGAACCTACCCACGTCGCGCGCGAAGACCGCCGCCCCCTTGGCATTCAGGTGCGATTCGTCATGAAAGAAGCGGGCATTTGTATACTCGGGCAGGCGCGGATCATACGAAATCATCGGTGTATCACCCGCCAGCTCCCTGATGCGTTCCCGAAACCCGGGTGTAGGCAATGCAAAGTTAGGCGGCAAAACCAAATACAACCGGATCTGATTTTGACGACAAAGCGTTTGGAAGCCCACAAAATCACGCACTTTCACCGGCTGCTCTTTACGCCGGTCATACGGCCGTACCCGCTTTTGATACGGCGGCACTGGCTTTTTCCCTACCGTATCCAGAAGCGATTGCGCCGTCAGGGTAGTTTTAGTTGTATGCCGGTCTTTCCATGTGGTGGAAAGTGTTGCGAAGTCGACGCACAGAAGGTTTAGGAAACGTGCGCCCGGATTCCGCTTTCCGTGTGCGATAAGCGTATCGGTTATGGCAGCATCGGTCATAAAAGGATAGAGGGCATCGTCCCGGAACTGAAGGGTCTTGGAGGCCTGTAATTCTGATGGATCGTCTAACACCAATACGATCGTTCGTGGCGTGCTTCCCTTCCGTATCATCGTTTCCAGCAAAAAGCGGTGGAACGCGATGTCAGAGCCGGGAAAGCCCAGATTGGCTACCTGCCGGCCCGTTGCTTTTGACAGTTCTTTTGAGTCTATATCCCATGTGCCTCTTGACGAGCCCATAACGAGAATATCAATTTTTGTTTTACCTGCCAGTACCTGCGCGATGCGCTGGTCTTGGGAATGCCTGCCCACCGCGTTCACCAACACACCCACGGCCCGGTCTACCAGCACAACGACCAGGCAAAAAAGGAGTATATGTAAAAGAAAGCGCTTCATCAGTATTGAAAGTAAATGAAGGGCACCTCGTGCATCTGCCGGAATACAAACAGCACCACGAATAACCCGATATAGCAACTCCACCGGACGACCCTCGGCATACGCACGATTTTTTCAAGCGGATGCACGGATTCGCGTCCCAACCACTCGATTATGAAAAATACAAACAGCAACACGAAAAGGTAGAAAGGCCGTATCTCAGGAAGTGAAAACAGCGATGGGGAAAAGAGGTGGCGACAATAAGAGAAGGCGCTTTCAAGACTGGGGGCACGGAAAAAAATCCAGGCCAGCGTGGAAAGACAGAACGTTATGAGCACCTGCCCTAATTCTTTAAGGGACGGAAAAATACGCCCTGCGGCAACGGAATCCAGGTGCGTGCGGTTTCGGTCTGAGAGTAACAAGGGAAGAAAATACACCGCGTTCAAAAATCCCCAGAAAAGATAAGTCCAGTTCGCGCCATGCCAAAATCCGCTGACCAGAAAAATGGCAAACGTATTGCGTATGCGCATCCATTTACCCCCTTTGCTGCCGCCGAGCGGTATGTAGAGATAATCCCGAAACCAGGACGACAGCGACATGTGCCACCGGCGCCAGAACTCGGCGATATCCCTTGAAAAATACGGAAACGAAAAATTGCGCAGCAGTTCAATCCCGAACAGTTTCGAAACCCCCAGTGCAATGTCGGAGTAACCCGAGAAATCCCCGTAAATCTGCACGGCAAACAAGACGGCACCAAGCGCTAATGTACTGCCACTGTAAGCCGCCGGATCATGAAAAATCTGATCGACAAATACGGAACAGTTATCGGCTATCACGATCTTTTTAAACAATCCCCACAAAATCTGGCGCATGCCATCCACTGCCTGGTGATAGCGGAATTCCCTCGGCTTTTTGACCTGCGGCAATAGATGCGTCGCGCGCTCGATGGGGCCCGCCACCAACAAAGGAAAATAGGCCACGAACACGCCATACGCCACGAAATCCGATTCTGCTTCAGTGCGACGGCGGTATACGTCGATGATGTACGACAAACCATGGAAGGTATAGAACGAAATGCCAACCGGAAGAATCACATCCAGCAGGACTGGCGTGATGGAGAGACCAAACCCCGAAAGCAGTTGCGTAAACGACTCCGAGAAAAAGTTGAAATATTTGAAGACGGCCAGAAAACCCACATTAATGCCGATGCTGAGCCATAGCCAAATGCGGCGATGAGACTCGCTTTTTGCTTTCGTGATGCAATGGGCGGCCGTATAATCGAGAGCAGTAGAGAACAATAACAGAAACAGGAACCTCCAATCCCAGCAGGCGTAAAAATAATAGCTGGCGGCCAACAACAGCATGTTCTGCAGGCGCAGGTGGCGGCTCGCCATCCAGTAAAGGGCGAAGACAAGGGGAAGAAAGACCGCGAATTCGAAGGAGTTGAACAGCATATCAATACGGGATTCCGTCCAGGCTTTTGATCTTATTCTCCGTAGCCGCACCTAACGGTTTCCGGAACCGGAAGACAGCGGGCGTTCTCCACACCATCGTTGCTACGGCACGGCAATAGGCGCTGAAATACGCGCGGTCACGAACGGCATATTTACGGAAATTATGCAGGAGGAGACGTAGCATTCTGCGAAGCGGATAGCGGTAGTAGACCAGGAAAATGAAAAAACTGTTGCGTAACTGCCGCTCGAACCGAAAGTAGTTCCGACCGGTCCTCCGGCGTTTTTCCATGTCAACGCGATGGTTGATGACAATCGATGGTACATACAGAAGATCATGCCCGTTTTCAAGTACTTCGAAGGCAACGCAGGTTTCCTCCCCGTAAATGTCGATCCATTCCGGAAAACCGCGGGTTTCGTGATATACCTGACGCCGTATGGCAAAGCCGCTGCCAATGAAATCAGCGGTACGGTACTCAGGACCCGCCGGACCCGCCTTATCCAGACACGCCTGGTCATTTGGAAAAATGCCTTTTATCTCACGAAACACAAGGAGTCCGACCGTTTCGTCGCCAAACTTTTGATCGATGATAGAAAGGAAATCGGGCGTAACCGGATGCGCATCGTCGTCAAGTCCGATCAACACACGTCCGTTTGCTTCCGGATACAAACGACGGCGGGCGGGGGATGCCCCCAACTGCTTCTCTGACGAAAACCATCGCACCATCGGAAATTCTTTTTTCACCTCACGCGTCTCCCAACAGCCATCAATGAAAACCAGGATTTCGGCATCGCACGTATCCACCCACTCGCTCAGTCGACTGAGTGTCAGACGCAGGTCGTCCGGGCGCTGGCGTGTTACGATTAGAAACGAGACGTCCATTCGCTTTTGATGTGTTCGTATAGCTCGTTGATGACGGGCTTCAATTTCGTACGGTCACGTGTCTCCGATAGCACATGCACATTATATTCCTGGGCGTTCCTCCTTAGTGAGACATCCTGCAATGCGGTGATAACTAACTCGCGTATAGCGGTACTGTCGGTCGGGCTAGCAATCAGGAAGCCGTTTTCGCCATGACGAATGACCTCCTCCGTCGCGCCGCCCGGATTCGATTGAATGGGGAATGCGCCCATGCCCATAGCTTCGAGCAGCGCATTCGGCATCCCGTCTGATGTACTGTTTCCGATATGGAGGATACTGCGTCCCATCATGTCAATTAAATCAGCGTTGGATACGAATTGATACCTGCTGTACACCCTTACATCCTGAAAAGGAAGCCGGTTTTGCCTGCAATATACGGAAACCACATCGTCAGCCGCATATACGACCAGCTTCAGGTGGTGGTAGTGTTCGGGAAGTTCGTGTAGCGCGTCCAGCACAGCAAGCGCCTTTCCAACGCCATCCTCATAGCCTTTTACCAGGATGATATTACGTTCTTCGAGGGAACGTATGGAGTCCTTCGGAAAATGCATCCCTCCGTTGGCGGGTAATACGCCCAATACACGTCCGGTGAAGCCGTTTTGCAGGGCGAGGTTGACATCACGACTGCAGTCGGAAATCAAAAAATCGGCACGCTTCAGGAATCGCGCCTGGACATCGCTCGGACGTGCCGACGCGAGTTGGAAAAGATCACTTCCCCAGGACGAGTATATAACTGGAATGTGGGTTTTTTCGAGAAAATCGAGTATGGGTGTCCCGGCGCGATCCATTTCAAAGCAGTGGATCACGTGGGGGCGGAACCTTTCCGCTGTTAAACTCAATACGGAAGAGGCATCGACGGTGTTCCAACGTTCTACCCAGCTTGAGACGGCGGGTAGCCATTTCCTGAGTTTATGCCGGAAAGGCAAGCGGTAGCGGCGTTTCCATTTTTTTATTTGTGTAACCCACGGAATCCGGGGCGATGGCGTTTCATCGTCGGTTATATCAAACCAAACCACCTCGTGCCCGGCGTCGCGCAACTGGTCGACCCATTGAAAAAAATGCTGGTTGGGTATCGCGATCATCAGAATTCTCATGATACAAAACCCAATAGTTGACGGTAGTCATGGTTAAACTTCTCTTTTCCAAAATGACAGAAGGCATATTCCCGCGCATTGGATGACAGCCTGGCACATAGCTCAGGGTCAGCAATCAGCAATTTCAGTGAGGAAATAAGCTCTTCGACGATGGCCGATTCGTTTTCACTAGGCAGTAAGATGCCATTTGATGACGAAATGTGTTCCGCTATCCCGCCGACATCCACCGAAACCGGAATGACGCCGTGGGCCATTCCTTCCATCAAAACCATGGGAAAGCCTTCATATTCGGATGTGATGACGATGGCGTCTATTTGATGGTACAGGCTCGACAACTGTTCCGTATCCGTAACCTCTCCCAAAAACTCGACGCCGGCCTTCGCTATTTCCTCGGCGTGACTTCGCATACCTGTGCCCACCATGATGCAACGCGTCGACCCACCCATATGCCGTAAACGTTCGGCCATAGCGAGGAAAAGATGCGGGCGTTTCTCTTGCGACCAGCGTCCTATATAGGCAATGGTAAATACGTCCGCACCGGAAGGACGGTGCCTAGAGGGTAGTGTAACGCCGTTACGTATGACGCGGAGGCGATCATCAAAAGAGCGTGGCACATCAAAGGAGCGATAGATGTGCGCCAGGTCAGCCTGCCCCTTTTGGTTGATCACGACCCGCGCGTTAACAAAAGGGGCGCTCGAAGCGACGACGGGTGCGCGGTCATCAGCAGGTGCAAAGGCATGGAAGAGATCTATTTTTCGTATATCGTTCCTAAGCTGTGGGATTATTTGGTAAAAAAAAGCCGCGTT
This genomic interval from Flavobacterium sp. HJ-32-4 contains the following:
- a CDS encoding glycosyltransferase, coding for MRILMIAIPNQHFFQWVDQLRDAGHEVVWFDITDDETPSPRIPWVTQIKKWKRRYRLPFRHKLRKWLPAVSSWVERWNTVDASSVLSLTAERFRPHVIHCFEMDRAGTPILDFLEKTHIPVIYSSWGSDLFQLASARPSDVQARFLKRADFLISDCSRDVNLALQNGFTGRVLGVLPANGGMHFPKDSIRSLEERNIILVKGYEDGVGKALAVLDALHELPEHYHHLKLVVYAADDVVSVYCRQNRLPFQDVRVYSRYQFVSNADLIDMMGRSILHIGNSTSDGMPNALLEAMGMGAFPIQSNPGGATEEVIRHGENGFLIASPTDSTAIRELVITALQDVSLRRNAQEYNVHVLSETRDRTKLKPVINELYEHIKSEWTSRF
- a CDS encoding glycosyltransferase family 2 protein produces the protein MDVSFLIVTRQRPDDLRLTLSRLSEWVDTCDAEILVFIDGCWETREVKKEFPMVRWFSSEKQLGASPARRRLYPEANGRVLIGLDDDAHPVTPDFLSIIDQKFGDETVGLLVFREIKGIFPNDQACLDKAGPAGPEYRTADFIGSGFAIRRQVYHETRGFPEWIDIYGEETCVAFEVLENGHDLLYVPSIVINHRVDMEKRRRTGRNYFRFERQLRNSFFIFLVYYRYPLRRMLRLLLHNFRKYAVRDRAYFSAYCRAVATMVWRTPAVFRFRKPLGAATENKIKSLDGIPY
- a CDS encoding MBOAT family protein; this translates as MLFNSFEFAVFLPLVFALYWMASRHLRLQNMLLLAASYYFYACWDWRFLFLLLFSTALDYTAAHCITKAKSESHRRIWLWLSIGINVGFLAVFKYFNFFSESFTQLLSGFGLSITPVLLDVILPVGISFYTFHGLSYIIDVYRRRTEAESDFVAYGVFVAYFPLLVAGPIERATHLLPQVKKPREFRYHQAVDGMRQILWGLFKKIVIADNCSVFVDQIFHDPAAYSGSTLALGAVLFAVQIYGDFSGYSDIALGVSKLFGIELLRNFSFPYFSRDIAEFWRRWHMSLSSWFRDYLYIPLGGSKGGKWMRIRNTFAIFLVSGFWHGANWTYLFWGFLNAVYFLPLLLSDRNRTHLDSVAAGRIFPSLKELGQVLITFCLSTLAWIFFRAPSLESAFSYCRHLFSPSLFSLPEIRPFYLFVLLFVFFIIEWLGRESVHPLEKIVRMPRVVRWSCYIGLFVVLFVFRQMHEVPFIYFQY
- a CDS encoding N-acetylneuraminate synthase family protein, whose amino-acid sequence is MTQFKRPFVIAEIGCNHRGEMETAKELIKIAKIFGNADAVKFQKRNNRELLTEEQYNAPHPNQSHAYGSTYGEHREFLEFTAEQHRELKAYCEETGIVYSTSVWDTTSAKEIAALEPEFIKIPSACNNHYEMLGWLCDHYKGEIHVSTGMTTKEEIEELMTFFRERNRSKDVVVYNCTSGYPVPFADICLLDITYLQQRYGHEVKAIGFSGHHLGIAVDIAAYTLGATVIERHYTLDRTWKGTDHAASLEPMGLRKLTRDLQAVYESLRFKEQDVLPIEAVQREKLKYRKK
- a CDS encoding glycosyltransferase family 4 protein, which codes for MAAETKGDDTATDYRSLHRLMGALKKKVRHLLNATHAAWHLVLFFLRGRQKIRKSKIVFFFPYYHTGGAERVHLDIVRAFPEVATAVIFTMRSATTNFLSGFSECSEVVHAHHILTRKAPFFERQFRSLLTKTINTSPNVEVVFGSNAAFFYQIIPQLRNDIRKIDLFHAFAPADDRAPVVASSAPFVNARVVINQKGQADLAHIYRSFDVPRSFDDRLRVIRNGVTLPSRHRPSGADVFTIAYIGRWSQEKRPHLFLAMAERLRHMGGSTRCIMVGTGMRSHAEEIAKAGVEFLGEVTDTEQLSSLYHQIDAIVITSEYEGFPMVLMEGMAHGVIPVSVDVGGIAEHISSSNGILLPSENESAIVEELISSLKLLIADPELCARLSSNAREYAFCHFGKEKFNHDYRQLLGFVS
- a CDS encoding acylneuraminate cytidylyltransferase; translation: MKKIGFIPIRKGSKGIPGKNTRKMLGRPLYAWVLGEAILSQLDEVYVFTDDEGVVSAIEREYSWTAKVTARLRSAENATDTASTESALAEFLSGHENPDDIICLLQATSPLTTAADIDKVLEKVASGQADSALSVVRTHRFLWSEEGAPLNYDYMQRPRRQDFTGTLVENGAVYATNGRTYAETRNRLGGKVAVVEMPEETLIEIDHETDWQVCETLLAARLSGKSAAHGPIRYLVLDVDGVFTDAGVYYNEEGEFGKRFDMRDGMGLEILRQHGVGVMVITSEQSPLVAARMRKLGVQDAYLGVKDKFSRLTEILGSRNIDFSSIAYIGDDVNDLACICAAGWGLAPADATVTVQRHADIIMRHSGGHGAIREACEFIIKHNKRHDSV
- a CDS encoding UDP-glycosyltransferase gives rise to the protein MKKRVFIFLPDGVGLRNFAFTDFPQLGVEREYEVVYWNNTPFPVETETGYPEIRIENQRIDPLTPVWTNARKRSELNVFDRQFNETVYNTYNFPQSYNGLKNTAKSLLSDFLVATSSSPRGVERIRKQIRARERKSPKYAYCHRQLQEGKPAFVFCTNQRPSQAIAPILAAQDLGIPTGTFIFSWDNLPKATTVIETDYYFVWSDHMKRELLRYCPYVKEEQVFVTGTPQFASHFDKNLIEPKASFFERHGLDMSKQYICFSGDDIVTSPLDQYYLEDLALAVRTLNASGRNLGIIYRKCPVDFTDRYQSILETYSDVITSIDPLWRPVGSSWNEIMPSKEDFALQATICEHTEFVANVASSMVFDFVAHHKSCVFFDYEQPQLKKGIRDIGQNYKYIHFRSMPSPDAALWCRNKKDLAQLTADILDGKTTNVPDGLRWFDIVVGPDPVHASERIWNGIDTILRSGT
- a CDS encoding glycosyltransferase family 4 protein is translated as MMHIAFLTPEYPTTSAGRCGGLGTSLGTLARGLVRAGVKVSVILYGQERDERREEEGVMLHFLRQRHYRVGGWFLYRKYIQARIRTFVEEEQIDLIEVPDWTGISAFMSFRVPVVMRFHGSDTYFCQLENRRQKVKNRWLEWCAVRAADAFIAPSTFAGEQSARLFGLRQKVTRIPYGIDVSHFSNPEPDAFERGTLLYLGTLIRKKGVLELPFILRRVRQQYPNVKLVLIGNDSADSVSGRPSTYALFQEALHPDDQDAVTYLGSKPYHEVQDFIRNAHICLFPTFAETFGMVTVESMAMRKAVVNSDGGWAHELMANGESGFLVDPHDHEAFANTIVRLLTDDALTSAVGVAARNFVEKHFAIATVVTQNQAFYHNCIANGTRRT